The nucleotide sequence TTTGCTTAATCCGTTCCTCGCGCCGGGCTCGATCCGCCTCGCTCTCCCCCTCCTGAGAAAACAAAATGTCCGTTAATTTGGCTTTGAGCAAAGGCTCCAAAACCCGGTCCGCCTCAAGGAATGTGTCCCGAACCGTTTCGTATTTTTGACACAGGTCCCTGAGCATATCCACATACTGCGAGCCTTGGCCGGGGAAAAGAAATCCGATTTTCGGGCGCGCGGGGCGCGCCGTCGCTTTGACGAAAATGCCCTTGACCTTCAAGGCCGGCGATGAAAGCGCGGCGCCGCCAACGGACAAGGCTGATTGAAGGGCGCTGATTTTTTCCCGGGCTTTAACGCTGTTTTCCGCGGCTAATGCCGCTCTCCACGGTTTGGCGGGATCGAGCTTACTCCAAAGCAGCGGGGCTCCCACGCAAGGGAGCGTGTCCGCCGGCCAAGACCCGGCCTGATTGCGCAGACCATCGGGATTGTCGCCGGTCCAGGCCAACGTGTCGGCCCAAACAGCATCGGGCTTGAAGGAAACATTCCCCATCCGGCGAGGTTCATCCTGCGTTCGCTCTTCCTTTGATGCGGCCGATGTCCTGGGCGCGCGCGCCGCGTCAAACTCCTCTAAAGCCACATGAAAATTCGTGCCCCCGAAACCAAACGCGCTGACATTGGCCCTTCTTTTATCGTTTCCAGCCGCCCATTCTTGGGCCTTGGTAACGACCCGGAAAGCCGAGTTGCCGAAATCGATGTCGGGATTCGGGGTTTCAAAATTGATGGAGGGAGGCAGGATTTTATGGTGAATGGCCAGCGCCGTCTTGATCAGGCCGGCTGCTCCGGCCGCGGCTTTCAAATGCCCGATTTGAGATTTGACGGAGCCCAGGCCGATGCTCTGGCGTCCTTGCGCATAAGGCCCAAAAACCTCTTGAAGCACGGCGACCTCGGTTTTGTCCCCGACCTTGGTTGCGGTGCCGTGGGCTTCCACCAATTGAACGCCGCCGGGCGTATAATCCAAACCCTTAAAGGCCCGCTCAACGGCCATTTTTTGCCCCTTGGTATTGGGCGCGGTGATGCCTTTTCCCCGGCCGTCGGAGGAAGCCCCGATGCCGCGAATCAGCGCGTACACTCGATCGCCGTTGCGCATGGCGTCGTCCAACCTTTTGAGAACCAAAACGCCGGCCCCTTCGCCCATGACAAAGCCGTTCGCCCGGGCATCGAAAGGAAATGAGCCGTCGGCCGACAGGGCCCCGATCTTGGAAAACTTGACGTAAGCGGGAGGAGCCATCATCTGGTCGATGCCGCCGCAAATCACCATGTCGTAATCGAGCATCCTCAATCCCTTGACCGCCATGTCCACGGCGGCCAAAGACGACGCGCAGGCCGCATCCACGGTGAAATTGGCGCCGTGCAGGTTGAACACATTGGCCACGCGCCCGGCGATCACGTTGGAGAGCTCGCCGGGCATGGTGTCTTCGGTGATCGTCTCTTTGTCCATGACCACGGCGCCGCGCATCTCCTCGATCAAGCGGCTTTGGGCCGCGCTGTCAAGGGAGCCGAAAACCCGGCCCGACCTTAAAGCGGACTCAAACTCAACGGCGTAAACGCGCAAATCCGTGAAATCCTTTTTGGCTCCCCCCATTGAATTGCCGAAGATGACGGCGGTGCGCTCCGGATCGCAGGATTTTGCGGCGCCGGCCGCGTCTTCCAGAGCCTGATGCGTGGCCGTCACCGCCAACTGCTGGACCATATCCATTTGCCGGGCCACATGAGGCGGGATTCGAAATTCCAGCGGATTGAAACGAAATCCGGTGACGAAAGCCCCGATTTTGGAGTAGGTTTTATTCAGGGCCTTGGGGTCGGAGTCATAATAAAGACGCCAGTCCCAGCGCTCGCGCGGAACCTCGATGATGGCGCTTTTACCCTGAAGGATGCTGTCCCAATAGCCCGCGATATTGGAAGCGTTGGGGAATACCCCGCCCATGCCGACGATGGCAATAGGCATAAGACCCGGTTCTTTCGTAATCAGGCAACCCTCCCTAAGCTAATGTCGGGACGCCGACAATCGAGTAGCCGGCATCCACAAAAATCGTCTGACCGGTAATCATGCGCGCCGCGTCCGAAGCTAAAAATGCGGCGCAGTCCGCGACGTCCTCCTGGAGCACGTTCTCCCTCAGCGGGGCCACGGCCTTGTTGTAGTCCAGGATCAGATCAAAATCTTTAACGCCGCTTGCGGCCAGGGTTTTAATGGGCCCGGCTGAAATGGTGTTGACCCTGATCTTCTTGGGGCCAAGCTCAAAAGCCAATTCGCGGGCATACGCCTCCAAGGCCGCCTTGGCCACGCCCATCACCCGGTAATTGGCGCAAACCCTCTGGCTGCCAAGATACGTCAACGCAATAATGCTCCCCCCGTTGGTCATATGGGGCAGGGCGTATTGGGCGACCTTGCCCAAGGAATGGCTGCTGACGGCCAAGGCCTGGGCAAAGTCATCGTCCGCTGTCTGGACGATGGGGTTTTCCAAAGCCGCGGCCGGCGCATAAGCCAGGGAGTGCGCGATGATATCGATAGGAGCCGCTAATTTGCCGAAGAAATCAGCCATTTCATCATTCTTCGTGACATCGCAGCGCTCAAAACCGGCCAGGTTCTTAAGTTGAGAAACCAGGTCTTTGACCCGGCTGTGGTAACGGAATTG is from Elusimicrobiota bacterium and encodes:
- a CDS encoding enoyl-ACP reductase: MVNLQGKRALILGVASETSIAWAMAKRFDALGAQIILGYQFRYHSRVKDLVSQLKNLAGFERCDVTKNDEMADFFGKLAAPIDIIAHSLAYAPAAALENPIVQTADDDFAQALAVSSHSLGKVAQYALPHMTNGGSIIALTYLGSQRVCANYRVMGVAKAALEAYARELAFELGPKKIRVNTISAGPIKTLAASGVKDFDLILDYNKAVAPLRENVLQEDVADCAAFLASDAARMITGQTIFVDAGYSIVGVPTLA